A region of Dermabacter vaginalis DNA encodes the following proteins:
- a CDS encoding D-hexose-6-phosphate mutarotase, producing MTAPMHLPEGVSLHEREGARVLKAHTPACELEISLSGAHVTSWIPKGHSETMWLSPLATFTPSSHIRGGVPLIGPWFGHGRSGNEEPQHGWFRRAQWALTSLHVDPNGVVTAAFDLEERRHYPGFEIGAARLHVRASATLELSLTVTAGELPLELEAAFHTYFLVHDVREARLEGLAGVPFTDAARGRAAGVGTENQTFAAHTDLVFEAAPPLVLADPRANRRIEIAQSGANRTVVWTPWREDVASTADIPDEEWTRFVCVETAVSEGGAVPLAPGEAHTLTAHYSLTHG from the coding sequence ATGACGGCCCCCATGCACCTCCCCGAGGGAGTCTCGCTACACGAGCGCGAAGGCGCCCGAGTGCTGAAGGCTCACACCCCCGCATGCGAACTCGAGATTTCTCTTTCGGGCGCACACGTGACGAGTTGGATACCCAAAGGGCACAGCGAGACCATGTGGCTTTCCCCGCTCGCCACCTTCACCCCCTCCTCTCATATCCGCGGCGGAGTACCCCTCATTGGCCCGTGGTTCGGCCACGGTCGCTCAGGCAACGAAGAGCCACAACACGGCTGGTTCAGGCGGGCACAATGGGCACTCACAAGCCTTCATGTCGATCCGAACGGAGTCGTGACCGCAGCTTTCGACCTTGAGGAGCGACGCCACTACCCCGGTTTCGAGATCGGCGCGGCTCGCCTCCACGTGCGGGCGAGCGCGACCCTCGAACTGAGCCTCACCGTGACCGCTGGCGAACTGCCCCTCGAACTCGAAGCGGCATTCCACACGTATTTTCTTGTGCATGACGTACGCGAGGCTCGCCTCGAAGGGCTCGCGGGTGTGCCCTTTACGGATGCGGCGCGGGGTCGCGCGGCAGGCGTCGGAACCGAAAACCAGACCTTCGCCGCACACACGGACCTCGTGTTCGAGGCGGCTCCACCGCTCGTTCTTGCTGATCCCCGCGCTAATCGGCGCATCGAAATCGCACAGAGCGGGGCGAACCGCACGGTCGTGTGGACGCCGTGGCGCGAAGACGTCGCCTCCACGGCGGACATTCCCGATGAGGAGTGGACCCGCTTCGTGTGTGTTGAAACCGCAGTCAGCGAAGGCGGTGCGGTGCCTCTTGCCCCCGGTGAAGCGCACACGCTCACGGCGCACTACAGCCTCACGCACGGCTGA
- a CDS encoding DUF7455 domain-containing protein translates to METMLEERTLTAHDRCDRCGAQAYVKFELEVGGELLFCAHHARANAAALEGIATRVVDETERLTSAQ, encoded by the coding sequence ATGGAAACGATGCTAGAAGAACGCACTTTGACCGCGCACGATCGCTGCGATCGCTGTGGCGCGCAGGCTTACGTGAAGTTCGAACTCGAGGTGGGCGGCGAGCTTCTCTTTTGCGCCCACCACGCACGTGCCAACGCCGCGGCCCTCGAGGGGATCGCGACCCGAGTCGTCGATGAGACCGAGCGCCTGACTTCCGCGCAGTAG
- a CDS encoding polyprenyl synthetase family protein, protein MQHPPFDDVRESVTAILTRFLQSEQERLAALAPEPAALSSKLEGFLEGGKCLRPMFVRAGALAAAGDLDDTTEHDIAQLGAAVELVQAAALIHDDVLDHSPTRRGRPAIHVAATAQHEKHNLKGNAEDFGVATAVILGDLALSLAHQLASSAFAGEADRAHFHALCAEVMAGQYLDILNQAGAITSTDSAATSARLVTRWKTVSYTVHRPLMIGTTRCGASPELLTALSDYALPAGEAFQLRDDLDGVFGDESALGKSTSSDILEGKRTMLLAFTEEGSTEAERRVLAATVGNPQATAEEVAHVRDIMESTGARESVEGLIRTREDNARDVVARELSTLTSRKACELLDSLVRQLARTGR, encoded by the coding sequence GTGCAACACCCCCCTTTCGACGACGTCCGCGAAAGCGTGACCGCGATTCTCACGCGTTTCCTTCAAAGTGAACAGGAGAGACTTGCCGCCCTAGCGCCGGAGCCCGCAGCACTCAGCTCCAAGCTCGAAGGATTCCTCGAAGGCGGCAAGTGCCTACGCCCCATGTTCGTGCGCGCGGGAGCGCTCGCGGCCGCGGGCGACCTCGACGACACGACAGAACACGACATCGCGCAGCTCGGCGCCGCAGTCGAGCTCGTCCAAGCGGCAGCACTCATCCACGACGACGTCCTCGATCATTCCCCTACGCGCCGGGGCCGCCCCGCGATCCACGTCGCCGCCACGGCCCAGCACGAGAAGCACAACCTCAAAGGCAACGCCGAGGACTTCGGGGTGGCGACAGCAGTGATCCTCGGTGACCTCGCACTTTCGCTCGCCCACCAACTCGCTTCCTCCGCTTTTGCGGGCGAAGCCGACCGCGCACATTTCCACGCACTGTGCGCGGAAGTCATGGCCGGTCAGTACCTCGATATTCTCAACCAGGCAGGCGCCATCACCTCCACCGACTCCGCAGCTACTTCCGCACGCCTCGTGACTCGGTGGAAGACAGTTTCCTACACGGTGCACCGGCCCCTCATGATCGGCACCACCCGATGTGGCGCCTCCCCGGAGCTCCTCACCGCCCTCAGCGACTACGCGCTTCCCGCAGGCGAGGCGTTTCAGCTTCGCGACGATCTCGACGGAGTATTTGGCGACGAATCTGCGCTCGGCAAATCCACGAGCTCCGACATCCTCGAGGGGAAGCGCACGATGCTCCTCGCTTTCACGGAAGAAGGCTCAACCGAAGCTGAGCGCCGCGTACTGGCGGCCACCGTGGGCAATCCTCAGGCCACCGCCGAAGAGGTCGCCCATGTGCGCGACATCATGGAATCTACGGGAGCGCGCGAAAGCGTCGAGGGCCTCATTCGCACCCGGGAAGACAACGCGCGCGATGTCGTTGCCAGGGAACTCTCAACGCTGACATCGAGGAAGGCGTGCGAACTCCTCGACTCACTCGTGCGACAACTTGCCCGAACGGGACGCTAG
- a CDS encoding RNA polymerase sigma factor yields MSTSTSKKEEVAENLESLTKALDGETSVSYEALKAAAKNLGISPYKVASLSKKLEEGGIEILDRPSGSRKKKSSAKSAEARSNDSAEASDSSKKAATSSAKRSSAKKSTSTDKSAEAPSEAEDSSHEAESTETVESKASRKKAAKASSAKKAGKRGTKKEESAAEEAGDAKGEDSSDDDDPSKGFALTNDEDDSPAQQVVTAGATADPVKDYLKQIGKVALLNAVQEVELAERIEAGLYAEHKLKQDPSLKKGIEGRDLELIVADGRAAKDHLLEANLRLVVSLAKRYTGRGMLFLDLIQEGNLGLIRAVEKFDYAKGYKFSTYATWWIRQAITRAMADQARTIRIPVHMVEVINKLARVQRQMLQDLGREPLPEELAKELDMTPEKVVEVQKYGREPISLHTPLGEDGDSEFGDLIEDSEAVVPADAVSFTLLQEQLHSVLDTLSERESGVVAMRFGLEDGQPKTLDEIGKVYGVTRERIRQIESKTMSKLRHPSRSQVLRDYLD; encoded by the coding sequence GTGTCGACGAGCACGTCTAAGAAAGAAGAAGTCGCCGAGAACCTTGAGTCGCTCACGAAGGCACTCGACGGTGAAACCTCGGTGAGCTACGAGGCACTCAAAGCCGCCGCCAAGAATCTTGGCATTTCTCCCTACAAGGTTGCCTCGCTCTCGAAGAAGCTCGAGGAAGGCGGCATCGAGATTCTCGATCGCCCGAGCGGCTCTCGCAAGAAGAAGTCGAGTGCGAAGAGCGCCGAAGCGCGCAGCAACGACTCCGCCGAGGCGAGCGACTCGTCTAAGAAAGCCGCGACCTCTTCGGCAAAGAGGAGCAGCGCGAAGAAGAGCACCTCGACTGACAAGAGCGCTGAGGCTCCCTCGGAGGCGGAAGATTCCTCGCACGAAGCTGAAAGCACTGAGACCGTAGAATCGAAGGCTTCACGCAAGAAAGCCGCTAAGGCTTCCTCCGCCAAGAAGGCCGGTAAGCGCGGCACTAAGAAAGAAGAATCCGCCGCGGAAGAGGCGGGAGACGCCAAAGGCGAGGACTCCTCTGACGACGACGATCCGAGCAAGGGGTTTGCTCTTACCAACGACGAGGACGACTCGCCCGCTCAGCAGGTCGTCACTGCCGGAGCTACCGCCGATCCCGTCAAGGACTACCTCAAGCAGATCGGCAAGGTTGCGCTGCTCAATGCGGTTCAGGAAGTCGAGCTTGCCGAGCGCATTGAAGCAGGCCTGTACGCCGAACACAAGCTCAAGCAGGATCCCTCGCTCAAGAAGGGAATCGAAGGGCGAGATCTCGAACTCATTGTTGCCGATGGCCGAGCAGCAAAGGATCACCTCCTCGAAGCTAACCTGCGCCTCGTCGTGTCGCTCGCCAAGCGCTACACGGGCCGCGGCATGCTCTTCCTTGACCTCATCCAGGAAGGTAACCTCGGCCTCATCCGCGCGGTGGAGAAGTTCGACTACGCGAAGGGCTACAAATTCTCGACCTACGCGACCTGGTGGATTCGTCAGGCGATTACGCGCGCGATGGCTGATCAGGCGCGCACGATCCGCATCCCGGTTCACATGGTGGAGGTCATCAATAAGCTCGCGCGCGTGCAGCGCCAGATGCTCCAGGATCTCGGCCGCGAGCCGCTCCCCGAGGAACTGGCGAAGGAACTCGACATGACCCCGGAAAAGGTCGTCGAGGTGCAGAAGTACGGTCGCGAACCAATCTCGCTCCACACCCCGCTCGGCGAAGATGGCGACAGCGAATTCGGCGACCTCATCGAGGACTCCGAAGCAGTCGTGCCCGCCGATGCGGTGAGCTTCACCCTCCTGCAGGAGCAGCTCCACTCCGTTCTCGACACGCTCAGTGAGCGCGAGTCGGGGGTTGTGGCCATGCGTTTTGGCCTCGAGGACGGCCAGCCCAAGACGCTCGACGAAATCGGCAAGGTTTACGGTGTCACGCGCGAGCGTATTCGCCAGATTGAGTCGAAGACCATGAGCAAGCTGCGCCATCCCTCGCGCTCGCAGGTGCTCCGCGACTACCTCGACTAA
- a CDS encoding DNA gyrase/topoisomerase IV subunit A, with protein sequence MASRTSTPAPEPIKENIVDIDVTSEMETSFLEYAYSVIYSRALPDARDGLKPVQRRILYTMDNMGLRPDKGHVKSQRVVGDVMGKLHPHGDSAIYDALVRLAQDFNMRLPLVDGHGNFGSLDNGPAAARYTEARMAKAALLMTASLDEDVVDMVPNYDNQLLQPEVLPVQYPNLLVNGASGIAVGMATNMAPHNLVEVIAAARHLLDHPEATLEDLMRFVPGPDLPSGGRIVGLGGIRDAYETGRGTFKIRATTKVENVTSRKKAIVVTELPYQVGPEKIAEKLRDAVQAKKVQGISDYQDLSDRKHGMRLVLTLKSGFNPEAVLQQLYKHTPMEDSFGINNVALVNGQPRTLGLKPLLRVFLDHRIDVVRRRTEFRLGKRRDRLHLVKGLLIAIVDIDEVIQIIRSSDTVESARERLMTVFDLSSAQAEYILELRLRRLTKFSRLELEAERDELERDIAELLEILSEESALHRVVSAELQQVAEEHGTARRTILLEADAAKAKATPASLEIEDSPCDVLLSGTGLVARVPQRTPLGADAHTRSQHDVILARVSTTTRSVIGAVTDLGRLHHVDVVDLPALAPSAGSSSIAGGTRLADLLSLEKDEKVVGLVRLELPEGETDRGGIALGTANGVVKRVNRDFPKSDGFDIVTLKGGDRVVGVVDMLDDADMDLAFITSHAHLLHFPASGVRAQGRGGSGVAGIKLGEGDRVIGFGAFDVTKPGEVVTVAGSSSALDGVQSGSLKVSAASEYPAKGRATGGVRCHRFLRGEDTLISAWIVNAPALACSDAGAPIDLPSPIARRDGSGSPLTLPIAAVGSLS encoded by the coding sequence ATGGCCTCACGTACATCCACGCCCGCACCGGAGCCGATTAAAGAAAACATCGTCGACATCGACGTCACGAGCGAGATGGAGACGTCCTTCCTTGAGTACGCGTATTCGGTGATCTACTCCCGCGCGCTCCCCGATGCGCGCGACGGGCTCAAACCGGTCCAGCGCAGGATTCTCTACACGATGGACAACATGGGGCTCCGCCCAGACAAGGGGCACGTGAAGAGCCAACGCGTCGTTGGCGATGTCATGGGCAAACTCCATCCCCACGGTGACTCCGCGATTTATGACGCCCTCGTGCGTCTCGCCCAAGACTTCAACATGCGCCTGCCTCTCGTCGACGGCCACGGCAACTTTGGCTCGCTCGACAACGGGCCCGCGGCGGCACGCTACACCGAGGCGCGCATGGCGAAGGCCGCGCTTCTGATGACGGCCTCCCTCGACGAAGACGTCGTCGACATGGTGCCGAACTACGACAACCAGCTTCTCCAGCCGGAAGTTCTTCCTGTCCAGTACCCAAACCTGCTCGTCAACGGCGCCTCGGGTATCGCGGTGGGCATGGCCACCAACATGGCTCCCCACAACCTCGTAGAGGTCATCGCGGCAGCGCGGCACCTCCTCGATCACCCCGAGGCCACGCTCGAAGATCTCATGCGCTTCGTTCCTGGCCCGGACCTCCCAAGCGGCGGGCGCATCGTGGGGCTCGGGGGCATTCGCGATGCCTACGAGACCGGACGCGGTACCTTCAAGATTCGCGCAACCACGAAGGTCGAAAACGTCACGAGTCGCAAAAAAGCGATCGTCGTGACCGAACTTCCCTATCAGGTTGGCCCCGAGAAAATCGCGGAGAAACTTCGCGACGCCGTTCAGGCGAAGAAAGTCCAGGGCATTAGCGACTACCAGGATCTCTCCGACCGCAAGCACGGAATGCGGCTCGTGCTCACGCTCAAGAGCGGTTTCAACCCGGAGGCCGTTCTTCAGCAACTGTATAAGCACACGCCCATGGAGGATTCTTTCGGCATCAACAATGTCGCGCTCGTGAACGGGCAGCCCCGCACCCTCGGGCTCAAGCCGCTCCTTCGCGTGTTCCTCGACCACCGCATCGACGTTGTTCGTCGCCGCACCGAGTTCCGTCTTGGTAAGCGCCGAGACCGCCTCCACCTCGTTAAGGGCCTCCTCATCGCGATCGTCGACATTGACGAAGTTATTCAGATCATTCGCTCCTCCGACACCGTCGAGAGCGCACGCGAGCGTCTCATGACGGTCTTTGACCTCTCGAGTGCCCAGGCTGAGTACATTCTTGAGCTGCGCCTTCGCCGCCTCACCAAGTTCTCGCGCCTCGAGCTTGAGGCGGAGCGAGACGAACTCGAGCGCGACATCGCCGAACTTCTCGAAATCCTTTCCGAAGAGTCCGCACTGCACCGCGTCGTCAGCGCCGAATTGCAGCAAGTCGCAGAGGAACACGGCACGGCGCGCCGCACGATCCTCCTTGAGGCCGATGCCGCAAAGGCCAAAGCCACCCCCGCGAGTCTCGAGATCGAGGACTCACCGTGCGACGTCCTCCTCTCCGGGACAGGCCTCGTGGCCCGCGTCCCCCAACGCACGCCCCTTGGCGCCGACGCCCACACACGCTCCCAGCACGACGTGATTCTCGCGCGCGTCAGCACGACGACGCGCTCGGTCATCGGGGCCGTTACCGACCTCGGCCGGCTCCACCACGTCGACGTCGTGGACCTCCCCGCGCTCGCTCCCTCGGCGGGCTCGTCTTCCATCGCGGGTGGCACGCGTCTCGCCGACCTCCTCTCTCTCGAGAAGGACGAGAAAGTCGTGGGCCTCGTGCGCCTCGAACTTCCCGAGGGCGAAACCGATAGAGGCGGCATCGCGCTCGGTACCGCGAACGGCGTCGTCAAGCGTGTCAACAGAGACTTCCCTAAGTCGGACGGTTTCGACATCGTGACGCTCAAGGGCGGCGACCGCGTCGTGGGCGTCGTCGACATGCTCGACGATGCCGACATGGATCTGGCCTTTATCACCTCTCACGCGCATCTCTTGCACTTCCCCGCCTCGGGTGTACGCGCCCAGGGCCGTGGAGGTTCCGGCGTGGCAGGCATCAAGCTCGGCGAGGGCGATAGGGTCATTGGCTTTGGTGCTTTCGATGTCACGAAGCCCGGCGAGGTCGTGACCGTCGCCGGTTCGTCGAGTGCGCTCGACGGTGTGCAATCGGGCTCCCTCAAGGTCTCCGCCGCATCGGAATACCCCGCAAAAGGACGCGCGACGGGCGGTGTTCGCTGTCATCGCTTCCTGCGCGGGGAAGACACGCTTATCTCCGCGTGGATCGTCAATGCGCCCGCACTCGCCTGTTCCGATGCCGGCGCACCGATCGACCTCCCCTCCCCGATCGCACGGCGAGACGGCTCCGGTTCGCCTCTCACGCTTCCCATCGCGGCGGTTGGTTCACTCTCATGA
- a CDS encoding universal stress protein yields MSATRAPSAQHTLPVERTVMVVVAAYASTSQGDAALAAAIRDVAMTDRELLVASFPYSDPLEGSRSADAEEVNEAIKRVSADMSHEERAYLETLEVRVREAGLESSRDIGDFLLRVVREEKASLIVIGLRHSAPVGRLMLGQTVKRLLLESPCPVLVTKD; encoded by the coding sequence TTGAGCGCCACACGCGCACCGTCTGCGCAGCACACGCTGCCCGTCGAAAGGACCGTCATGGTTGTCGTTGCCGCCTACGCCTCGACCTCGCAGGGAGATGCCGCGCTCGCTGCGGCCATTCGCGATGTTGCCATGACCGACCGCGAGCTGCTCGTTGCGTCCTTCCCCTATTCCGATCCGCTTGAGGGCTCCCGATCCGCCGATGCAGAGGAAGTCAACGAAGCGATCAAGCGCGTGTCCGCGGACATGAGCCATGAAGAGCGGGCCTACCTTGAGACTCTCGAGGTTCGCGTGCGTGAGGCTGGGTTGGAAAGCTCGCGCGATATCGGTGATTTTCTCTTGCGCGTCGTGCGGGAAGAAAAGGCGAGCCTCATCGTGATTGGCCTTCGACACAGCGCGCCGGTAGGTCGGCTCATGCTTGGCCAAACCGTCAAGCGGCTGCTACTCGAGTCGCCCTGCCCAGTTCTCGTGACGAAGGACTAG
- a CDS encoding DNA gyrase/topoisomerase IV subunit B, translating into MAQKTNSQTAAYDAANLQVLEGLEAVRKRPGMYIGSTDSRGLMHCLWEILDNAVDEALGGFGDEITVILHPDGSIEVRDKARGVPIDKEPRTGLTGVEVVYTKLHAGGKFGGGSYSNSGGLHGVGASVVNALSSRMDVEVDRGGKTYAMSFQRGIPGTFDDADAPDPNAPFTQFTGAGELREIGKVKRGVTGTRVRYWVDPQIFIKGAHVVLDEIQRRARQTAFLVPGLKIVLLDKREERTPEQSERTVFHYEGGISEFVEYLAKDQKITDVIRLSGSGEYTETVPVLDKSGRMVSKDVERTCEVDIALRWGADYDTTVRSFVNIVSTPKGGTHVAGFEQALAKVIRKAVEAQSRRVKFNSKKDKIEKDDTLAGLTAVVTVRVDEPQFEGQTKEVLGTPAARQIVAKVVERELGAFLSSTKKGEKEQAALVVDKVVSEMRARVAARMHKEVSRRKNALESSTMPTKLADCRHTGIDRSELFIVEGDSALGTAKSARDSEFQALLPIRGKILNVQKASITDMLKNAECANIIQVIGAGSGRTFDIEQARYGKIVMMTDADVDGAHIRTLLLTLFHRYMRPLIEEGRIYAAVPPLHRVEIIHGGAKKNEFVYTYSEKELHQLLKKLERSKKRYKEPIQRYKGLGEMDADQLADTTMDPSQRLLRRVTIQDAESADRVFELLMGSEVAPRKQFIVEGAEELDVERIDA; encoded by the coding sequence GTGGCACAAAAGACAAACTCCCAAACGGCTGCCTACGACGCAGCGAACCTCCAGGTTCTCGAAGGGCTCGAAGCCGTCCGTAAACGCCCAGGTATGTACATCGGCTCGACCGATTCGCGCGGCCTCATGCACTGCCTGTGGGAGATCCTCGATAACGCGGTTGATGAGGCCCTCGGCGGTTTCGGCGACGAGATCACGGTGATCCTCCACCCCGACGGCTCGATCGAAGTGCGCGACAAGGCGCGCGGCGTGCCGATCGATAAGGAACCGCGCACCGGCCTCACGGGCGTTGAAGTCGTCTACACGAAGCTCCACGCCGGTGGAAAATTCGGCGGCGGCTCGTACTCTAACTCGGGCGGCCTTCACGGCGTTGGCGCCTCCGTCGTCAACGCCCTTTCCTCTCGCATGGATGTCGAAGTTGATCGCGGCGGGAAAACGTATGCGATGAGCTTCCAGCGCGGTATCCCGGGCACGTTCGACGATGCCGACGCCCCGGATCCCAACGCGCCGTTTACGCAGTTCACGGGAGCCGGCGAGCTGCGTGAGATAGGCAAGGTCAAGCGGGGCGTCACGGGTACACGCGTGCGCTACTGGGTGGACCCTCAGATCTTTATCAAGGGTGCGCACGTGGTTCTCGATGAGATCCAACGTCGCGCACGCCAGACCGCGTTCCTCGTCCCGGGGCTCAAGATTGTGCTGCTTGACAAGCGCGAGGAACGCACCCCCGAGCAAAGTGAACGCACCGTCTTCCACTACGAAGGCGGTATTTCGGAGTTCGTCGAGTATCTGGCGAAGGATCAGAAGATCACCGACGTGATCCGTTTGAGCGGCTCGGGGGAGTACACCGAGACCGTTCCCGTTCTCGATAAGAGCGGGCGCATGGTCTCCAAGGACGTCGAGCGTACATGCGAGGTTGATATCGCCCTGCGCTGGGGCGCGGACTACGACACGACCGTGCGTAGCTTCGTGAACATTGTTTCGACGCCGAAGGGCGGAACGCACGTCGCAGGCTTCGAGCAGGCTCTCGCGAAGGTTATCCGCAAGGCGGTCGAGGCGCAGTCGCGCCGGGTGAAGTTCAACTCGAAGAAGGACAAGATCGAGAAGGACGACACGCTTGCTGGCCTTACTGCCGTCGTGACCGTACGCGTTGATGAACCGCAGTTCGAGGGCCAGACGAAAGAGGTGCTCGGCACCCCCGCCGCCCGGCAGATCGTCGCCAAGGTCGTCGAGCGCGAACTCGGCGCCTTCCTCAGCTCGACCAAAAAGGGTGAAAAAGAGCAGGCCGCGCTCGTCGTCGACAAGGTCGTGAGCGAGATGCGTGCACGTGTCGCCGCCCGCATGCACAAGGAGGTTTCGCGTCGTAAGAACGCGCTCGAATCCTCGACGATGCCTACGAAACTTGCGGATTGTCGCCACACGGGGATCGACCGCTCCGAGCTTTTCATCGTCGAGGGCGACTCAGCGCTCGGCACGGCAAAGAGTGCCCGCGATTCGGAGTTCCAGGCGCTCTTGCCGATCCGCGGAAAAATCCTCAACGTCCAAAAAGCCTCGATCACGGACATGCTGAAGAACGCCGAATGCGCGAACATCATCCAGGTGATCGGCGCCGGATCGGGACGCACGTTCGATATCGAGCAGGCGCGCTACGGCAAGATCGTCATGATGACCGACGCCGATGTTGACGGAGCCCATATCCGTACGCTTTTGCTCACGCTTTTTCACCGCTATATGCGTCCACTCATCGAAGAGGGGCGTATCTATGCCGCCGTACCGCCGCTGCACCGGGTGGAAATCATCCACGGTGGAGCGAAGAAGAACGAGTTCGTGTACACGTATTCGGAGAAGGAACTGCATCAGCTTCTGAAGAAGCTCGAGCGTTCAAAGAAACGTTATAAGGAGCCGATCCAGCGCTATAAGGGTCTTGGCGAGATGGACGCCGATCAGCTCGCGGACACGACCATGGACCCTTCACAGCGTTTGCTTCGCCGAGTGACCATTCAGGATGCCGAGTCGGCGGACCGCGTGTTCGAGCTGCTCATGGGGTCCGAAGTAGCGCCGCGCAAGCAGTTCATCGTCGAGGGAGCCGAAGAGCTCGACGTCGAGAGGATCGACGCGTAG
- a CDS encoding Rv2175c family DNA-binding protein, with the protein MNISEDDISRLDSLVGQWLTLPDVAEILDISVTKVQRLIEDNHLVEMRRGTPKVRSVPADFLLEGEVIAHLRGTIMVLCDQHLSDSEILEWLFTSDDSLPGRPIDHLRRGQRGEVRRRAQSLGF; encoded by the coding sequence GTGAATATCTCAGAAGACGACATTTCCCGCCTCGACTCGCTCGTCGGTCAGTGGCTTACCCTTCCGGACGTTGCCGAGATTCTCGATATTTCCGTGACGAAGGTTCAGCGCCTTATCGAGGATAACCACCTCGTTGAAATGCGTCGCGGGACACCTAAGGTCCGCTCTGTCCCCGCGGATTTCCTTCTTGAGGGCGAGGTCATTGCGCACCTTCGTGGCACGATCATGGTGCTGTGCGATCAACACCTTTCCGACTCCGAGATCCTCGAGTGGCTTTTCACCTCGGATGATTCCCTGCCTGGTCGCCCGATCGATCATTTGCGTCGTGGCCAGCGAGGAGAGGTGCGTCGGCGCGCGCAGTCGCTCGGTTTCTAG